In the genome of Lacerta agilis isolate rLacAgi1 chromosome 2, rLacAgi1.pri, whole genome shotgun sequence, one region contains:
- the CAMSAP3 gene encoding calmodulin-regulated spectrin-associated protein 3 isoform X3, with amino-acid sequence MVAAAPAAAAAMRKSFLVPEIKPLDQYDFPRARSAASLAWVLAKGYGGAEHIPAELREPFYTDQYEQEHMKPPLIRLLHSSDIYCRAWRRALPSGADGASSPKDNAALLQLLAHRGLVPTFQDKPIKETDLHHKPIRLGAHLALIDSLMTAFALEATSSLSVTPGTDLAAISWDQKLLHWIDMIIHKIQQSSEQECTQRAAPGTDGQTQGSNSGPKHAIAFCLKESGNKPPVIRYRKDKALPKQTPCFPAITGMKDLASGGAIAATIHYYCPQIVRLEDVCLKETMSVADSLYNLQLIQGFSADYLGGSCFLSLEDLLYMPPMLRINVGVFLAELFLCFEVLKPDFVHPKELPGLQDSPGLNDSLTPNSGNNSSSSPVFSFRHPLLPGGQAQSPLCGSLGSLHHSTSMSHVEGFGKPWSKKQLSHPLSQAVSFSIPFGLDSDVDIVMGNPVGMLRSVSSDSLAPALYSSFPRSPRPRSTDVVEAPNGLVTTPLHSAGPKAQEGLALENGLSDGYPDLPTIEEALQIIHSSERLLPEGAPDGFYLHSPEPPKTSVPEKAPMATVYRCHNGPPNGAEPAQDGSLDSDAEEPTRAPGGPDDSTSCVSSLSSQPDSTASSASGVRMTSFAERKKKLAATDSKSSGISSEGSEVGPVPPDESPAQSPALSSEMSQLGARLEEKRRAIEAQKKRIEAIFTRHRQRLGKSAFLQLQKAPDAQGQSEDGRLALEERLAQLEAEEEAGSPRARLDNKQVTFSPDITKGGALDENLGDYNRAVAKLNTALSSLQLDMQRLSDQQQRLLLDKKPTVQAWVIPAPRTGREGAPPRSSLELSSPSPSPSPSRKSRSPQPTPKKSPAPAPPKSPRHARPVELKLPPLTRVLTPPHNVDTLPHLRKFSPSQVPMQTRSSIHFAEDEELPVPEAMGNLRPVASVPPQGGNGRVSGDGTSDVSSPSDRRSSLIEIPLSSLKGEEEDDDDADGDDSLEGSITEALDSEPARAGMGFYFKDEAKAEEEMAQKRASFLERQQRRTEEAKRRKQWQEKEKEKKEEEARQRQAEEQPRQEEEVVGPRRGDFTRLEYQRRHQLKLMEDLDKVLRHKPTTVRALKKGRPKTVFCDDSALARSPVKGLLGSKLSKVYSQSTLSLSTVANDPGNSLSIKRSSRAASPSGPMSPSRLLSNQNRERDWENASTASSPASIPEYTGPKLYKEPSAKSNKYIIHNALSHCCLAGKVNEPQKNRILEEVEKSKANHFLILFRDSSCQFRALYTLSPETEELTRLAGYGPRTITLAMIEGIYKYSSDRKRFTQIPSKTMSMSVDAFTIQGHLWQTKKPGTPKKPGTPK; translated from the exons agCACATCCCTGCTGAGCTACGCGAACCCTTCTATACAGACCAGTATGAACAGGAGCACATGAAACCACCTCTCATCCGCCTGTTGCACTCGTCTGACATCTACTGCCGTGCCTGGCGCCGGGCCCTGCCGTCGGGCGCTGATGGCGCCTCTTCCCCCAAGGACAATGCTGCCTTGCTCCAGCTTCTGGCCCATCGTGGCTTGGTGCCCACCTTCCAAGACAAGCCCATCAAGGAGACAGATCTGCACCACAAACCAATCAGACTG GGTGCGCACCTGGCATTGATTGACTCACTGATGACAGCGTTTGCGTTGGAAGCCACCAGCTCACTGAGTGTTACGCCAGGCACTGATCTGGCAGCCATCTCCTGGGACCAGAAACTTCTGCACTGGATAGACATG ATCATCCACAAGATACAGCAAAGCAGCGAACAGGAGTGCACTCAGCGGGCTGCTCCGGGAACGGATGGCCAGACCCAGGGCTCCAACAGCGGTCCCAAG CATGCCATCGCTTTTTGTTTGAAGGAGTCGGGGAATAAGCCTCCTGTG ATCCGCTATCGGAAGGACAAGGCGCTGCCCAAGCAGACTCCCTGCTTCCCTGCCATCACTGGCATGAAGGACCTGGCCAGCGGGGGCGCCATTGCTGCCACCATCCACTACTACTGCCCCCAGATTGTGCGCCTCGAAG ATGTGTGCCTGAAGGAGACCATGTCGGTGGCAGACAGCCTGTACAACCTGCAGCTGATCCAGGGCTTCTCTGCGGACTATTTGGGTGGCTCCTGCTTCCTCTCCTTGGAGGACCTGCTGTACATGCCGCCTATGCTGAGG ATAAACGTCGGGGTGTTCCTGGCAGAGTTGTTCCTGTGCTTTGAGGTGCTTAAGCCTGACTTTGTGCACCCAAAGGAGCTGCCTGGACTTCAAG ATTCCCCTGGGCTGAATGACTCCCTGACGCCCAACAGTGGGAACAACAGCAG TAGCTCCCCAGTTTTCAGCTTCCGCCACCCACTACTGCCTGGAGGGCAGGCACAGTCCCCACTCTGTGGTTCTTTAG GCTCCCTGCATCACTCCACATCCATGTCCCATGTTGAGGGTTTTGGTAAACCATGGAGCAAGAAGCAGCTCAG CCACCCGTTGTCGCAGGCGGTCTCCTTCAGCATCCCCTTTGGCTTGGACAGCGACGTGGACATTGTGATGGGGAATCCGGTGGGCATGCTGCGCTCTGTCAGCTCAGACAGCCTGGCCCCTGCCCTCTATTcctccttccctcgctccccACGCCCACGGTCCACTGATGTGGTTGAGGCCCCCAATGGCTTAGTGACAACACCGCTCCACAGTGCTGGACCCAAGGCCCAGGAGGGGCTGGCCCTAGAAAACGGGCTGAGCGACGGCTACCCTGACCTGCCTACCATCGAGGAGGCCCTGCAGATCATCCACAGCAGTGAGCGCCTGCTCCCCGAGGGAGCGCCTGATGGCTTTTACCTGCACTCTCCAGAGCCACCGAAAACTTCTGTGCCAGAAAAGGCACCCATGGCTACTGTTTACCGTTGCCACAATGGCCCCCCCAATGGGGCCGAGCCAGCCCAGGATGGCAGCCTAGACTCAGACGCCGAGGAGCCCACGCGGGCCCCTGGCGGCCCCGATGACTCCACCTCATGTGTCAGTTCGCTGAGCTCGCAGCCCGACAGCACGGCTTCATCCGCCTCTGGCGTGCGCATGACCAGCTTCGCAGAGCGCAAGAAGAAGCTGGCGGCGACAGACAGCAAGTCCAGTGGGATCAGCTCCGAGGGCTCTGAAGTTGGGCCTGTCCCGCCAGACGAGAGCCCCGCCCAGAGCCCTGCCCTCAGCTCGGAGATGAGCCAGCTGGGGGCGCGGCTAGAGGAGAAGCGCCGGGCCATTGAGGCTCAGAAGAAGCGCATTGAGGCCATCTTCACCCGGCACCGCCAGCGCCTGGGCAAGAGTGCCTTCCTGCAGCTACAGAAGGCCCCCGACGCCCAGGGCCAGTCGGAGGATGGCCGGCTCGCTCTCGAGGAGCGGCTTGCCCAGCtggaggctgaggaagaggccgGAAGCCCTCGGGCCCGCCTAGACAACAAGCAGGTGACCTTTTCCCCGGACATCACCAAGGGCGGAGCGTTGGACGAGAACCTGGGCGACTACAACCGGGCGGTGGCCAAGCTGAATACTGCCCTGAGCTCCCTGCAGCTGGACATGCAGCGTCTGAGCGATCAGCAGCAGCGCCTCCTGCTGGATAAGAAGCCTACCGTGCAGGCGTGGGTGATCCCAGCCCCAAGGACTGGCCGTGAAGGGGCTCCTCCCCGCTCCTCCCTGGAGCTGTCCTCCCCTTCGCCGTCTCCGTCTCCTTCCCGCAAGTCCCGCTCCCCTCAGCCCACACCTAAGAAGTCTCCCGCCCCAGCTCCTCCCAAGAGCCCCCGGCACGCCCGGCCAGTGGAGCTGAAGCTGCCCCCCCTCACACGAGTCCTGACGCCTCCCCACAACGTGGACACCCTCCCGCACCTCCGCAAGTTTTCCCCCAGCCAGGTACCCATGCAGACCCGCTCCTCCATCCATTTTGCCGAGGACGAGGAGCTGCCCGTACCAGAGGCCATGGGGAACTTGCGGCCTGTGGCCTCGGTGCCCCCTCAGGGGGGCAACGGCCGTGTCTCGGGGGATGGCACCAGTGATGTCTCCTCACCCAGCGACCGGCGCAGCAGCCTGATTGAAATCCCCTTGTCCAGCctgaagggggaggaggaagatgatgatgatgcagatgGCGACGACTCGCTGGAGGGATCCATCACCGAGGCCCTGGATTCTGAGCCGGCCCGGGCTGGCATGGGCTTCTACTTCAAG GATGAGGCGAAGGCTGAGGAGGAAATGGCGCAGAAGCGTGCaagcttcctagagaggcagcaGCGACGCACTGAGGAGGCGAAGCGCAGGAAGCAatggcaggagaaggagaaggagaagaaagaggaggaggcaaG ACAGCGGCAGGCAGAGGAGCAGCCCCGGCAAGAGGAGGAAGTGGTGGGGCCGAGGCGCGGTGACTTCACCCGCCTGGAATACCAGCGGCGCCATCAGCTCAAGCTGATGGAGGACCTGGACAAGGTGCTGCGGCATAAGCCCACCACTGTGCGTGCCCTGAAGAAGGGGCGGCCCAAGACAGTCTTCTGCGATGACTCTGCCCTGGCGCGCAGCCCCGTGAAAGGCCTCCTTG GCTCCAAGCTCAGCAAGGTGTATTCCCAGTCGACTCTCTCACTTTCTACGGTGGCCAATGATCCTGGCAACTCGCTCTCCATCAAGAGGTCTTCTCG AGCTGCGTCTCCTTCTGGGCCAATGTCCCCCAGCCGGTTGCTGTCAAACCAGAACCGCGAGCGTGACTGGGAGAACGCGTCGACCGCCTCCTCGCCAGCCTCCATTCCAGAGTACACGG GGCCCAAGCTCTACAAGGAGCCCAGTGCCAAGTCCAATAAGTACATTATTCACAATGCACTGTCTCACTGCTGCCTTGCTGGCAAAGTCAATGAACCCCAGAAAAATCGCATCCTGGAG GAAGTGGAGAAGAGCAAAGCCAATCACTTCCTCATCCTGTTCCGTGATTCGAGCTGCCAGTTCCGGGCGCTGTACACACTGTCACCAGAGACGGAGGAACTGACACGCCTGGCAGGCTATGGGCCGCGCACCATCACTCTGGCCATGATCGAGGGCATCTACAAGTACAGCTCTGACCGCAAGCGCTTCACGCAGATTCCCAGCAAGACCATGTCCATGAGTGTGGACGCCTTCACCATCCAAGGACACCTCTGGCAGACCAagaagccaggcacccccaagaAGCCAGGCACACCAAAATAG
- the CAMSAP3 gene encoding calmodulin-regulated spectrin-associated protein 3 isoform X2 → MVAAAPAAAAAMRKSFLVPEIKPLDQYDFPRARSAASLAWVLAKGYGGAEHIPAELREPFYTDQYEQEHMKPPLIRLLHSSDIYCRAWRRALPSGADGASSPKDNAALLQLLAHRGLVPTFQDKPIKETDLHHKPIRLGAHLALIDSLMTAFALEATSSLSVTPGTDLAAISWDQKLLHWIDMIIHKIQQSSEQECTQRAAPGTDGQTQGSNSGPKCPTRWYWKLVPHAIAFCLKESGNKPPVIRYRKDKALPKQTPCFPAITGMKDLASGGAIAATIHYYCPQIVRLEDVCLKETMSVADSLYNLQLIQGFSADYLGGSCFLSLEDLLYMPPMLRINVGVFLAELFLCFEVLKPDFVHPKELPGLQDSPGLNDSLTPNSGNNSSSPVFSFRHPLLPGGQAQSPLCGSLGSLHHSTSMSHVEGFGKPWSKKQLSHPLSQAVSFSIPFGLDSDVDIVMGNPVGMLRSVSSDSLAPALYSSFPRSPRPRSTDVVEAPNGLVTTPLHSAGPKAQEGLALENGLSDGYPDLPTIEEALQIIHSSERLLPEGAPDGFYLHSPEPPKTSVPEKAPMATVYRCHNGPPNGAEPAQDGSLDSDAEEPTRAPGGPDDSTSCVSSLSSQPDSTASSASGVRMTSFAERKKKLAATDSKSSGISSEGSEVGPVPPDESPAQSPALSSEMSQLGARLEEKRRAIEAQKKRIEAIFTRHRQRLGKSAFLQLQKAPDAQGQSEDGRLALEERLAQLEAEEEAGSPRARLDNKQVTFSPDITKGGALDENLGDYNRAVAKLNTALSSLQLDMQRLSDQQQRLLLDKKPTVQAWVIPAPRTGREGAPPRSSLELSSPSPSPSPSRKSRSPQPTPKKSPAPAPPKSPRHARPVELKLPPLTRVLTPPHNVDTLPHLRKFSPSQVPMQTRSSIHFAEDEELPVPEAMGNLRPVASVPPQGGNGRVSGDGTSDVSSPSDRRSSLIEIPLSSLKGEEEDDDDADGDDSLEGSITEALDSEPARAGMGFYFKDEAKAEEEMAQKRASFLERQQRRTEEAKRRKQWQEKEKEKKEEEARQRQAEEQPRQEEEVVGPRRGDFTRLEYQRRHQLKLMEDLDKVLRHKPTTVRALKKGRPKTVFCDDSALARSPVKGLLGSKLSKVYSQSTLSLSTVANDPGNSLSIKRSSRAASPSGPMSPSRLLSNQNRERDWENASTASSPASIPEYTGPKLYKEPSAKSNKYIIHNALSHCCLAGKVNEPQKNRILEEVEKSKANHFLILFRDSSCQFRALYTLSPETEELTRLAGYGPRTITLAMIEGIYKYSSDRKRFTQIPSKTMSMSVDAFTIQGHLWQTKKPGTPKKPGTPK, encoded by the exons agCACATCCCTGCTGAGCTACGCGAACCCTTCTATACAGACCAGTATGAACAGGAGCACATGAAACCACCTCTCATCCGCCTGTTGCACTCGTCTGACATCTACTGCCGTGCCTGGCGCCGGGCCCTGCCGTCGGGCGCTGATGGCGCCTCTTCCCCCAAGGACAATGCTGCCTTGCTCCAGCTTCTGGCCCATCGTGGCTTGGTGCCCACCTTCCAAGACAAGCCCATCAAGGAGACAGATCTGCACCACAAACCAATCAGACTG GGTGCGCACCTGGCATTGATTGACTCACTGATGACAGCGTTTGCGTTGGAAGCCACCAGCTCACTGAGTGTTACGCCAGGCACTGATCTGGCAGCCATCTCCTGGGACCAGAAACTTCTGCACTGGATAGACATG ATCATCCACAAGATACAGCAAAGCAGCGAACAGGAGTGCACTCAGCGGGCTGCTCCGGGAACGGATGGCCAGACCCAGGGCTCCAACAGCGGTCCCAAG TGTCCCACAAGGTGGTACTGGAAACTGGTTCCT CATGCCATCGCTTTTTGTTTGAAGGAGTCGGGGAATAAGCCTCCTGTG ATCCGCTATCGGAAGGACAAGGCGCTGCCCAAGCAGACTCCCTGCTTCCCTGCCATCACTGGCATGAAGGACCTGGCCAGCGGGGGCGCCATTGCTGCCACCATCCACTACTACTGCCCCCAGATTGTGCGCCTCGAAG ATGTGTGCCTGAAGGAGACCATGTCGGTGGCAGACAGCCTGTACAACCTGCAGCTGATCCAGGGCTTCTCTGCGGACTATTTGGGTGGCTCCTGCTTCCTCTCCTTGGAGGACCTGCTGTACATGCCGCCTATGCTGAGG ATAAACGTCGGGGTGTTCCTGGCAGAGTTGTTCCTGTGCTTTGAGGTGCTTAAGCCTGACTTTGTGCACCCAAAGGAGCTGCCTGGACTTCAAG ATTCCCCTGGGCTGAATGACTCCCTGACGCCCAACAGTGGGAACAACAGCAG CTCCCCAGTTTTCAGCTTCCGCCACCCACTACTGCCTGGAGGGCAGGCACAGTCCCCACTCTGTGGTTCTTTAG GCTCCCTGCATCACTCCACATCCATGTCCCATGTTGAGGGTTTTGGTAAACCATGGAGCAAGAAGCAGCTCAG CCACCCGTTGTCGCAGGCGGTCTCCTTCAGCATCCCCTTTGGCTTGGACAGCGACGTGGACATTGTGATGGGGAATCCGGTGGGCATGCTGCGCTCTGTCAGCTCAGACAGCCTGGCCCCTGCCCTCTATTcctccttccctcgctccccACGCCCACGGTCCACTGATGTGGTTGAGGCCCCCAATGGCTTAGTGACAACACCGCTCCACAGTGCTGGACCCAAGGCCCAGGAGGGGCTGGCCCTAGAAAACGGGCTGAGCGACGGCTACCCTGACCTGCCTACCATCGAGGAGGCCCTGCAGATCATCCACAGCAGTGAGCGCCTGCTCCCCGAGGGAGCGCCTGATGGCTTTTACCTGCACTCTCCAGAGCCACCGAAAACTTCTGTGCCAGAAAAGGCACCCATGGCTACTGTTTACCGTTGCCACAATGGCCCCCCCAATGGGGCCGAGCCAGCCCAGGATGGCAGCCTAGACTCAGACGCCGAGGAGCCCACGCGGGCCCCTGGCGGCCCCGATGACTCCACCTCATGTGTCAGTTCGCTGAGCTCGCAGCCCGACAGCACGGCTTCATCCGCCTCTGGCGTGCGCATGACCAGCTTCGCAGAGCGCAAGAAGAAGCTGGCGGCGACAGACAGCAAGTCCAGTGGGATCAGCTCCGAGGGCTCTGAAGTTGGGCCTGTCCCGCCAGACGAGAGCCCCGCCCAGAGCCCTGCCCTCAGCTCGGAGATGAGCCAGCTGGGGGCGCGGCTAGAGGAGAAGCGCCGGGCCATTGAGGCTCAGAAGAAGCGCATTGAGGCCATCTTCACCCGGCACCGCCAGCGCCTGGGCAAGAGTGCCTTCCTGCAGCTACAGAAGGCCCCCGACGCCCAGGGCCAGTCGGAGGATGGCCGGCTCGCTCTCGAGGAGCGGCTTGCCCAGCtggaggctgaggaagaggccgGAAGCCCTCGGGCCCGCCTAGACAACAAGCAGGTGACCTTTTCCCCGGACATCACCAAGGGCGGAGCGTTGGACGAGAACCTGGGCGACTACAACCGGGCGGTGGCCAAGCTGAATACTGCCCTGAGCTCCCTGCAGCTGGACATGCAGCGTCTGAGCGATCAGCAGCAGCGCCTCCTGCTGGATAAGAAGCCTACCGTGCAGGCGTGGGTGATCCCAGCCCCAAGGACTGGCCGTGAAGGGGCTCCTCCCCGCTCCTCCCTGGAGCTGTCCTCCCCTTCGCCGTCTCCGTCTCCTTCCCGCAAGTCCCGCTCCCCTCAGCCCACACCTAAGAAGTCTCCCGCCCCAGCTCCTCCCAAGAGCCCCCGGCACGCCCGGCCAGTGGAGCTGAAGCTGCCCCCCCTCACACGAGTCCTGACGCCTCCCCACAACGTGGACACCCTCCCGCACCTCCGCAAGTTTTCCCCCAGCCAGGTACCCATGCAGACCCGCTCCTCCATCCATTTTGCCGAGGACGAGGAGCTGCCCGTACCAGAGGCCATGGGGAACTTGCGGCCTGTGGCCTCGGTGCCCCCTCAGGGGGGCAACGGCCGTGTCTCGGGGGATGGCACCAGTGATGTCTCCTCACCCAGCGACCGGCGCAGCAGCCTGATTGAAATCCCCTTGTCCAGCctgaagggggaggaggaagatgatgatgatgcagatgGCGACGACTCGCTGGAGGGATCCATCACCGAGGCCCTGGATTCTGAGCCGGCCCGGGCTGGCATGGGCTTCTACTTCAAG GATGAGGCGAAGGCTGAGGAGGAAATGGCGCAGAAGCGTGCaagcttcctagagaggcagcaGCGACGCACTGAGGAGGCGAAGCGCAGGAAGCAatggcaggagaaggagaaggagaagaaagaggaggaggcaaG ACAGCGGCAGGCAGAGGAGCAGCCCCGGCAAGAGGAGGAAGTGGTGGGGCCGAGGCGCGGTGACTTCACCCGCCTGGAATACCAGCGGCGCCATCAGCTCAAGCTGATGGAGGACCTGGACAAGGTGCTGCGGCATAAGCCCACCACTGTGCGTGCCCTGAAGAAGGGGCGGCCCAAGACAGTCTTCTGCGATGACTCTGCCCTGGCGCGCAGCCCCGTGAAAGGCCTCCTTG GCTCCAAGCTCAGCAAGGTGTATTCCCAGTCGACTCTCTCACTTTCTACGGTGGCCAATGATCCTGGCAACTCGCTCTCCATCAAGAGGTCTTCTCG AGCTGCGTCTCCTTCTGGGCCAATGTCCCCCAGCCGGTTGCTGTCAAACCAGAACCGCGAGCGTGACTGGGAGAACGCGTCGACCGCCTCCTCGCCAGCCTCCATTCCAGAGTACACGG GGCCCAAGCTCTACAAGGAGCCCAGTGCCAAGTCCAATAAGTACATTATTCACAATGCACTGTCTCACTGCTGCCTTGCTGGCAAAGTCAATGAACCCCAGAAAAATCGCATCCTGGAG GAAGTGGAGAAGAGCAAAGCCAATCACTTCCTCATCCTGTTCCGTGATTCGAGCTGCCAGTTCCGGGCGCTGTACACACTGTCACCAGAGACGGAGGAACTGACACGCCTGGCAGGCTATGGGCCGCGCACCATCACTCTGGCCATGATCGAGGGCATCTACAAGTACAGCTCTGACCGCAAGCGCTTCACGCAGATTCCCAGCAAGACCATGTCCATGAGTGTGGACGCCTTCACCATCCAAGGACACCTCTGGCAGACCAagaagccaggcacccccaagaAGCCAGGCACACCAAAATAG